One segment of Macrotis lagotis isolate mMagLag1 chromosome 1, bilby.v1.9.chrom.fasta, whole genome shotgun sequence DNA contains the following:
- the CENPB gene encoding major centromere autoantigen B: protein MTGVGGGPSRGGARGRSRGPQRPRAAARRRGRGGGGPAQSRSQWRGGKGGAVPGPAPGPPPARGFPRDPAVRELGLGWGEREQRARRAAGPGPGAGGRGRAGAGARRAAGPGAGAPHCLAGLPPPQGRPGPGPGAGGGGRPPWAPKRRQLTFREKSYIIQEVEKNPDLRKGEIARRFNIPPSTLSTILKNKRAILASERKFGVASTCRKTNKLSPYDKLEGLLIAWFQQIRAAGLPVNGIILKEKALRIAEELGMEDFTASNGWLDRFRRRHGVMTRNGVAKSRAPPPPTPPPPPAAAAAPPPPAPPPPPAPARAPAPAPASAPDGGRRWWEEQLPALAEGYASQDVFNATETCLWYNFLPDQAPALAGEARPSPRRGTERLAVLLCANADGSEKLPPLVVGKLAKPPGAARAGLPCDYSANAKGGVTAPELARYLKALDARMADESRRVLLLAGRPAAPALDVSDLRHVQVAFFPSDTLQPLERGVVQQVKGHYRQALLLKAMAALEDHDRARLQLGLTEALHFVAAAWEAVEPADIAACFREAGFGGGPGPDLDVAVQSEDEEEEEEDEDEEEEEEEEEEEEEDNEEEEQGEEEEEEEGEEEAEEGEEGEEEEEEEEEEEEESSSEGLEADDWAQGGGGAGGSFVAYGAQYEQGGPAVQLLEAGEDSESESDEDDDDDDDEDDDDDDDDDDDDEVPVPSFGEAMAYFAMVKRYLTSFPIDDRVQSHILHLEHDLVHVTRKNHARQTSARALAHQNLA, encoded by the exons atgactggggtgggggggggcccttCCCGGGGCGGCGCTAGAGGGCGCTCCCGGGGGCCCCAGCGACCTCGGGCGGCGgcgcggcggcgggggcggggcgggggcgggcccGCTCAGAGCCGCAGCCAGTGGCGCGGCGGGAAGGGCGGGGCCgtccccggccccgcccccggcccgcccccggcccgcggCTTCCCGCGAGATCCTGCTGTGCGCGAGCTGGGCCTGGGCTGGGGAGAGCGAGAGCAGAGA GCTCGGcgcgcggcggggccggggccgggggccgggggccggggccgggccggggccggggccaggCGGGCCGCCGGGCCCGGGGCCGGCGCGCCGCATTGTCTCGCGGGGCTCCCCCCGCCCCAGGGACGGCCCgggccggggcccggggcggggggagggggccgGCCACCATGGGCCCCCAAGCGGCGGCAGCTGACGTTCCGGGAGAAGTCGTACATCATCCAGGAGGTGGAGAAGAACCCGGACCTGCGCAAGGGCGAGATCGCCCGGCGCTTCAACATCCCGCCGTCCACGCTGAGCACCATCCTGAAGAACAAGCGCGCCATCCTGGCCTCGGAGCGCAAGTTCGGCGTGGCCTCCACCTGCCGCAAGACCAACAAGCTGAGCCCCTACGACAAGCTGGAGGGGCTGCTCATCGCCTGGTTCCAGCAGATCCGCGCCGCCGGCCTGCCCGTCAACGGCATCATCCTCAAGGAGAAGGCGCTGCGCATCGCCGAGGAGCTGGGCATGGAGGACTTCACGGCCTCCAACGGCTGGCTCGACCGCTTCCGCCGCCGCCACGGCGTCATGACCAGGAACGGCGTGGCCAAGAGccgggcgccgccgccgccgaccccgccgccgccgccggccgccgccgccgccccgccgccgccggccccgccgccgccgccggcccccgcgcgcgccccggccccggccccggcctcgGCGCCCGACGGCGGCCGGCGCTGGTGGGAGGAGCAGCTGCCCGCGCTGGCCGAGGGCTACGCCTCGCAGGACGTCTTCAACGCCACCGAGACCTGCCTCTGGTACAACTTCCTCCCGGACCAGGCCCCCGCGCTGGCGGGCGAGGCCCGGCCCAGCCCCCGCCGGGGCACCGAGCGCCTGGCCGTGCTGCTGTGCGCCAACGCCGACGGCAGCGAGAAGCTGCCCCCGCTGGTGGTGGGCAAGCTGGCCAAGCCCCCCGGCGCCGCGCGCGCCGGCCTGCCCTGCGACTACAGCGCCAACGCCAAGGGCGGCGTCACGGCCCCCGAGCTGGCCCGCTACCTGAAGGCCCTGGACGCGCGCATGGCCGACGAGTCCCGCCGCGTCCTGCTGCTGGCCGGCCGGCCCGCCGCCCCGGCCCTGGACGTCTCCGACCTGCGGCACGTCCAGGTGGCCTTCTTCCCCTCCGACACGCTGCAGCCGCTGGAGCGCGGCGTGGTCCAGCAGGTCAAGGGCCACTACCGCCAGGCGCTGCTGCTCAAGGCCATGGCCGCGCTGGAGGACCACGACCGGGCCCGGCTGCAGCTGGGCCTCACCGAGGCGCTGCACTTTGTGGCCGCCGCCTGGGAGGCCGTGGAGCCGGCCGACATCGCCGCCTGCTTCCGGGAGGCCGGCTTCGGGGGCGGCCCCGGGCCGGACCTGGACGTGGCGGTCCAGAGcgaggacgaggaggaggaggaggaggacgaggatgaggaggaagaggaggaggaggaggaggaggaggaggaggacaacgaggaggaggagcagggggaggaggaggaggaggaggagggcgaggaggaggcggaggagggcgaggaaggggaggaggaggaggaggaggaggaagaagaagaagaggagagctCCTCGGAGGGGCTGGAGGCGGATGACTGGGCCCAAGGTGGAGGGGGGGCCGGCGGGAGCTTTGTGGCCTACGGAGCCCAGTACGAGCAGGGCGGCCCCGCGGTCCAGCTCCTGGAGGCGGGGGAGGACTCCGAGTCGGAGAGCGATGAGGACGACGATGACGACGACGACGAGGACGATGATGACGACGACGACGATGACGACGACGACGAAGTGCCCGTGCCCAGTTTCGGGGAGGCCATGGCCTACTTTGCCATGGTCAAGCGGTATCTGACCTCTTTCCCCATCGATGACCGTGTCCAGAGCCACATTCTCCACCTGGAGCACGATCTGGTCCACGTGACCAGAAAGAACCACGCCAGACAGACGTCAGCCCGAGCCCTGGCACACCAGAACTTGGCTTGA